From Macadamia integrifolia cultivar HAES 741 unplaced genomic scaffold, SCU_Mint_v3 scaffold_22A, whole genome shotgun sequence, a single genomic window includes:
- the LOC122071455 gene encoding uncharacterized protein LOC122071455: GFLKTRLPTLSEQHVYSIEGTHSQVKVVGVYRLILSSGFVLDLNKTFYIPTFDWNLFLVSRLLDSSYKCNLSSGSSNIGNKHCARNKRSSKLWYQRLGNISIERMKRLVKDGVFKALEFTDFDICIDCIKGKRTNKSKKGAKRSIENLEIIHTNIFGQIFTPCLNGEKYFISFIDDHTRYMYVYLLVHKDEALEDFKKYKAEVKKQTGGEGLQFLPLPFPESIAGEPVVHHEENVDEQSGLRRSTRMRKSEISLDYEVYLQQTESDFGTYEDLISFSQAMKSQDSILWYNAMKDEMESMAKNHIWKLVQLPKGSVAIGCK, from the exons GGCTTTCTGAAGACAAGGCTACCGACATTAAGTGAGCAGCATGTTTATTCTATTGAAGGGACACACTCTCAAGTGAAAGTTGTTGGAGTCTACAGATTGATTCTATCATCTGGATTTGTCTTAGATTTGAACAAGACTTTTTATATTCCTACTTTTGATTGGAACTTATTTTTAGTGTCTAGATTG TTGGATTCATCTTACAAATGCAATTTATCGTCTGGTTCTTCTAATATTGGAAACAAACATTGTGCCAGAAATAAAAGATCCTCCAAATTATGGTACCAAAGATTAGGAAATATCTCCATTGAGAGAATGAAAAGGTTAGTAAAGGATGGAGTCTTTAAGGCTTTAGAATTTACTGATTTTGACATTTGTATTGATTGTATTAAGGGAAAACGAACAAACAAGTCCAAAAAGGGTGCTAAGAGAAGCATAGAGAACTTAGAAATCATACATACCAATATTTTTGGACAAATTTTCACACCATGTCTGAATGGTGAAAAATACTTCATCTCTTTTATAGATGATCACACCAGATATATGTATGTCTACCTTCTTGTTCATAAAGATGAAGCATTAGAAGATTTTAAGAAATATAAAGCAGAAGTAAAGAAACAAACTG GAGGTGAAGGTTTACAGTTCTTACCTTTACCCTTTCCAGAAAGTATAGCTGGTGAACCAGTTGTTCATCATGAGGAAAATGTTGATGAACAATCTGGTTTGAGGAGATCCACTAGAATGaggaaatctgaaatttctttagattatgAAGTATATCTCCAACAGACTGAGTCTGATTTTGGAACTTATGAAGATCTAATATCATTCTCACAAGCCATGAAAAGTCAAGATTCTATCTTGTGGTATAATGCCATGAAGGATGAGATGGAATCAATGGCAAAGAATCATATTTGGAAACTTGTTCAGTTGCCAAAGGGATCTGTAGCTATTGGTtgcaaatga